In Natator depressus isolate rNatDep1 chromosome 9, rNatDep2.hap1, whole genome shotgun sequence, a single genomic region encodes these proteins:
- the VWA5B2 gene encoding von Willebrand factor A domain-containing protein 5B2, which translates to MPGLYSLDTWTALPLKSSCVKACANGYSLGVTAHLTYINSEEDPVEGVFIYPLEESEVVVGFEAVTGSRSITFQIQNRHRAEDCCINCSPSLGQPLLCANGHLILDEDLERSTFILSTGPIGPSEILTVVFTSSQELSTLPDGALHIAFPSILTPLVVAVPENASEPGGLCDDSPTSCFGATGLRSEQSFIVPPESTDIFRGQAYNPFPYEFSFELLVKGPCLLAGLESPSHALRADANPYANSASTICVTLAEGHQCDRSLEIILYPCEPHCPHLVIEAGAMTYQEYEAHIRSRRDYVRIAKKDSDGERQVAFVQKRFHKDIFHNPVLMLNFCPEVGSVPTDLQTVTREILFLIDQNSSMSGPNIIRIKEALLVAVKSLPSGTLLNIAGFGSHIKPLFPASKPCSNENLRLACEYIQKLQADMRGTNLLAALTWILGQPLHRGYPRQLFIFTDANVSNAGKIIELIRRQASTVRCFSFGLGSGACRRLLRGLAKVSKGRAEFLSPEERLQPKLIKSLKKAIEPAVSDITIDWYVPDTMEALLSPNEIAALYPGDRLISYCTLYNIASFRDKKTGRERVCRSLSRGSVGSAFQSQDEAFSPDVAHPYPAGESQDISQALQEISREISLEFSAGAVEESEKSVDPVSDIWKRIYQASYIQEQYVLTHCSISTDRSQGLLSHGSTSSESTGSRDIAPESGSLACTFEANSQQGQKSVSLCDSSTKSAPLPQAGLTAGTKACVVLSSEELARRKKALARTALSGRSFSSPHGELDAHRLQRALEKVSQKRNQSLEGKLDEIGPELQRLRRSLADSSNLLSPSHLDWDMLVEPSYLFCASPAAERGECEGGACLPLRCQVVIHALSAGKPISWEVTVTLEPLLQARDGKGKEELPQQSCKAWDKLLHHLTASSVIRDHENVAQREAELEHSFSRRFRLKAMQSSKACNTPSIYTCLVPVDSSTQEALPRALEVHNAGGPSSHRRGSQAGSRRLCNYSVGLGRRRDSEELDDAVISAERDETPASPVSVSSAAGAWEKQSCPDGPVASPSATNVGSQKSMENFAGSRFSLSRIRGHGLVLRPQCLTPESELSKDSAIHDYLPLVRLQQALGTFQLTESFSEVVQIPLDRLRRASPYASHRASLSPGSCTSPWALVAKGSPDGGPKQVVSQPSPEGVEPARGSQEGAPEPGSPHSHSTCSEVLSTAIWPQADSGRGSETDACDHSPATSEAVSLQEVGLEAEEGDLESASWATAVALAWLEHRCAGSFVEWELLAAKADAWLRAQQLPEGVDVGSLKGAAHHLFLLLRHWDENIRLNMLCYNPSNV; encoded by the exons GTCACCTAATCCTTGATGAAGATTTAGAGCGTTCTACCTTCATTCTCAGCACGGGCCCCATTGGGCCCTCAGAAATCCTGACTGTGGTCTTCaccagcagccaggagctgtcgACCCTGCCAGACGGTGCGCTCCACATTGCGTTCCCCTCCATCCTCACGCCCCTCGTGGTGGCTGTCCCGGAAAATGCGAGTGAGCCGGGAGGCTTGTGTGACGACAG TCCCACTAGCTGCTTTGGAGCTACTGGCCTGCGAAGTGAACAGTCATTCATTGTGCCTCCCGAAAGCACAGACATCTTCAGGGGCCAGGCCTACAATCCTTTCCCCTATGAATTCTCCTTTGAGCTGCTGGTCAAGGGGCCCTGCTTGCTGGCAG gcTTGGAGAGCCCATCACATGCCCTACGGGCTGATGCAAATCCCTATGCCAACTCTGCCTCCACCATTTGTGTTACCTTGGCAGAGGGTCACCAATGTGACAGGAGTCTGGAGATTATCTTGTATCCCTGTG AGCCCCATTGCCCTCACCTGGTCATTGAGGCAGGTGCCATGACTTACCAGGAGTATGAGGCGCACATCAGGAGTCGTCGGGATTACGTGCGAATCGCCAAGAAGGACAGtgatggggagagacag GTGGCCTTCGTTCAGAAGCGATTCCACAAAGACATCTTCCACAACCCGGTCCTGATGCTGAACTTCTGCCCTGAGGTGGGCAGTGTGCCTACTGACCTCCAGACGGTCACCCGGGAAATCCTCTTCCTCATCGACCAGAATAGCAGCATGAGTGGCCCCAACATCATCAGGATCAAG GAGGCCTTGTTGGTGGCAGTGAAGAGCCTCCCTTCTGGCACCTtgctgaacattgctggatttgGCTCCCACATCAAACCCCTCTTCCCAGCAAGCAAGCCCTGCAGCAAT GAGAACCTCAGACTGGCCTGTGAGTACATACAGAAGCTCCAGGCCGATATGCGTGGGACCAACCTTCTGGCTGCTCTGACCTGGATCCTGGGGCAGCCTCTTCACCGTGGTTACCCGCGCCAGCTCTTCATCTTCACAGATGCCAACGTCAGCAATGCAGGCAAGATCATTGAGCTGATTCGGAGGCAGGCCAGCACTGTCAG GTGTTTCAGCTTTGGCCTGGGCTCTGGAGCCTGCCGGAGGCTCCTGAGAGGCCTGGCCAAAGTGAGCAAAGGTCGGGCTGAGTTTCTGAGCCCTGAGGAGAGGCTGCAGCCCAAG CTGATAAAGTCTCTGAAGAAGGCAATTGAGCCTGCCGTGAGTGACATCACCATAGATTGGTATGTGCCTGACACCATGGAGGCTTTgctgtcacccaatgaaattgcAGCCTTGTACCCAGGAGACCGGCTCATCAGCTATTGCACCCTCTACAACATCGCCAGCTTCCGGGACAAGAAGACA GGTAGAGAACGGGTGTGCAGAAGCCTTTCGCGAGGCTCTGTGGGGTCAGCCTTCCAGTCCCAGGATGAGGCATTTAGCCCGGACGTGGCTCACCCGTACCCAGCTGGAGAGAGCCAGGACATCAGTCAAGCCCTGCAGGAGATTTCCCGTGAGATTTCCCTGGAGTTTTCCGCTGGGGCCGTCGAGGAGTCTGAGAAGA GTGTGGATCCTGTTTCTGACATCTGGAAGAGGATTTACCAGGCCTCCTACATCCAGGAGCAGTATGTGCTCACTCACTGCTCCATCAGCACAGACCGGAGCCAGGGCCTGCTCTCCCATGGCTCCACCAGCAGCGAGTCCACTGGCTCCAGGGACATAGCACCTGAGAGTGGCTCACTGGCCTGCACCTTTGAAGCCAACTCTCAGCAGGGACAGAAGAGCGTTTCTCTGTGCGACTCCTCCACCAAATCTGCTCCACTCCCGCAGGCTGGGTTGACTGCTGGCACCAAG GCATGTGTGGTGCTGAGCTCCGAGGAGCTGGCGCGGCGGAAGAAGGCGCTGGCACGAACTGCCTTATCTGGACGCAGCTTTTCGTCCCCGCATGGTGAGCTGGATGCCCATCGGCTGCAGAGAGCCCTGGAGAAGGTGTCCCAGAAGCGGAACCAGTCCCTGGAAGGGAAGCTGGATGAGATTGGGCCAGAGCTGCAGCGGCTGCGAAGGAGCCTGGCAGATTCCA GTAACTTGCTCTCGCCATCCCATCTGGACTGGGACATGCTGGTGGAGCCCTCATATCTTTTCTGTGCATCGCCAGCGGCTGAGCGTGGTGAGTGTGAGGGGGGTGCCTGTCTGCCCCTGCGATGCCAGGTGGTGATCCATGCACTCAGTGCTGGGAAGCCCATCTCCTGGGAAGTGACAGTCACCCTGGAGCCTCTGCTCCAAGCCAGGGACGGCAAGGGCAAGGAGGAGCTGCCACAACAGTCGTGTAAGGCCTGGGACAAACTGCTGCACCATCTGACTGCCAGCTCTGTCATCCGGGACCACGAGAATGTGGCACAGAGGGAAGCTGAGCTGGAGCACA GTTTCTCCCGGAGGTTCCGCCTCAAGGCCATGCAGTCCAGCAAGGCTTGCAACACGCCCTCCATCTACACCTGCCTGGTGCCTGTGGACTCCTCCACCCAAGAGGCCCTGCCCAGGGCCCTTGAGGTTCACAATGCAG GGGGCCCTTCCAGCCATCGCCgagggtcccaggctgggagccGGCGCTTGTGCAATTACTCAGTGGGCCTGGGACGACGGCGTGACTCAGAGGAGCTGGATGATGCTGTCATCTCTGCAG AGCGAGATGAGACACCCGCATCTCCTGTCAGTGTCTCCTCTGCTGCCGGTGCCTGGGAAAAGCAAAGCTGCCCCGATG GTCCTGTGGCCAGTCCCTCTGCCACCAACGTGGGATCCCAGAAATCCATGGAGAACTTTGCTGGCTCCAG GTTCAGTCTCAGCAGGATCAGGGGGCACGGCCTAGTACTGCGGCCACAGTGCCTGACCCCAGAAAGTGAGCTCTCCAAGGACAGTGCCATCCATGACTACCTCCCACTG gTGCggctgcagcaggccctgggCACCTTCCAGCTGACAGAAAGCTTCTCCGAAGTGGTGCAGATCCCGCTGGACCGTCTGCGCCGTGCCTCGCCATATGCCTCGCACCGTGCCAGcctcagccctggctcctgcACCTCCCCCTGGGCACTCGTTGCCAAGGGCAGCCCTGATGGCGGCCCCAAGCAAGTGGTGAGCCAGCCCTCTCCAGAGGGCGTGGAGCCTGCCAGAGGCAGCCAGGAGGGGGCACCAGAACCAGGCTCGCCCCATTCGCACAGCACCTGCTCTGAGGTCCTAAGCACCGCCATCTGGCCGCAGGCAGACAGCGGGCGCGGCTCCGAGACCGACGCCTGCGACCACTCGCCCGCCACCTCCGAAGCCGTCAGCCTGCAGGAGGTGGGGCTCGAGGCCGAGGAGGGGGACCTGGAGAGTGCCAGCTGGGCCACGGCTGTGGCGCTGGCCTGGCTCGAGCACCGCTGCGCTGGCTCATTCGTggaatgggagctgctggccgCCAAGGCAGACGCCTGGCTCCGGGCACAGCAGCTGCCGGAGGGAGTGGATGTGGGCTCTCTGAAAGGGGCGGCGCAccacctcttcctgctgctgCGCCACTGGGACGAGAACATCAGGCTGAACATGCTGTGCTACAACCCCAGCAACGTGTGA